In the genome of Nonlabens sp. MB-3u-79, one region contains:
- a CDS encoding cyclase family protein, with protein sequence MKNCLILIAAVTFMISCVEENRPQTNTFLMKTTIQLEDEQIYIDLSKPLDISLAIQNNAGVGAWYIDQPQIKYVEVDGYVGNVKLGGSTNFNNVHFNPHSHGTHTECIGHITEEFHSVNDALDNTFFKAQLISVTPQELDGDLVINESVTTVLKSGIKAVVLRTLPNPESKKSKNYSNSNHPYVNAGLMLRFRESGIQHILIDLPSVDKEKDNGALLAHKEFWNYNGEQRLNATITELIYVPDHIKDGVYMMDLQVAPIENDAAPSRPILYEIL encoded by the coding sequence ATGAAGAACTGCCTTATCCTTATAGCTGCTGTTACCTTCATGATCAGTTGTGTTGAGGAAAACAGACCTCAAACCAATACCTTTCTTATGAAAACGACCATACAGCTAGAAGACGAACAGATCTATATTGACCTTTCAAAACCGCTAGACATCAGTCTTGCAATACAAAATAATGCGGGCGTAGGCGCCTGGTATATTGACCAGCCGCAAATTAAATATGTAGAAGTAGATGGTTATGTGGGCAATGTAAAATTGGGCGGTTCAACTAATTTTAACAATGTTCATTTTAATCCGCATAGTCATGGGACACATACCGAGTGCATAGGTCATATTACAGAGGAATTCCACAGTGTAAATGATGCGCTCGACAATACTTTTTTTAAAGCTCAATTGATAAGTGTGACACCACAAGAATTAGATGGCGATCTAGTGATCAATGAATCAGTGACAACAGTTTTAAAGTCTGGAATAAAAGCTGTCGTTCTAAGAACTTTACCCAATCCAGAAAGTAAGAAAAGTAAAAACTATTCTAACAGCAATCACCCGTATGTAAATGCTGGATTGATGTTACGCTTTCGCGAAAGCGGTATTCAACACATTCTAATCGATCTTCCTAGTGTGGATAAAGAGAAAGACAATGGTGCGCTACTGGCTCATAAAGAGTTTTGGAATTATAATGGTGAGCAACGACTTAACGCCACCATTACAGAATTGATTTATGTTCCTGATCACATAAAAGACGGCGTCTATATGATGGACCTTCAAGTAGCTCCTATAGAAAATGATGCTGCCCCTTCACGTCCTATTCTGTACGAGATATTGTAA
- a CDS encoding DUF4230 domain-containing protein has protein sequence MDVLFFLKQVLGAIASFLIFKLLFKGGKKEKTREQSVVLMEKIRRVCKFITMERDFSEVSHYQNVKDKIANFLLGIKKAVILIKAQARIGLDLTKIEMESTPEKKTIRLKNFSRPLILSIDTDFSYYDKLEGWANKFTSEGLAEVTRNAKQHIIDKVTESSLMDQAKKEAVLAIKMMEGLAAAIEWTPAYNELVLEEALQTKKLDS, from the coding sequence ATGGATGTATTATTTTTTCTGAAACAAGTATTAGGAGCGATCGCATCATTTTTAATATTCAAGCTGCTTTTTAAAGGCGGTAAAAAAGAGAAAACTCGGGAACAAAGTGTGGTTCTTATGGAAAAAATACGCCGGGTATGCAAATTCATAACAATGGAAAGAGATTTTTCTGAAGTCTCCCATTACCAAAATGTAAAAGACAAAATAGCTAACTTTCTCTTAGGTATAAAGAAGGCCGTTATTTTGATCAAAGCACAGGCTCGTATAGGTTTGGACCTGACTAAAATCGAGATGGAAAGCACTCCAGAAAAAAAAACCATACGTCTTAAAAATTTCTCGAGGCCACTCATTCTAAGCATAGACACAGACTTTAGTTATTACGATAAGCTGGAAGGATGGGCCAACAAATTTACCAGTGAAGGCCTTGCCGAAGTAACACGTAATGCCAAGCAACACATTATTGATAAGGTTACTGAAAGCAGTCTTATGGATCAGGCAAAAAAAGAAGCTGTACTCGCTATTAAAATGATGGAAGGACTTGCGGCTGCTATAGAATGGACCCCAGCATACAACGAGTTAGTTCTTGAGGAGGCGCTGCAAACAAAAAAACTAGATTCTTAA
- a CDS encoding MmcQ/YjbR family DNA-binding protein — MEIDELRDYCLSKKGVTEEFPFDEVTLVFKVMNKMFCLAGLEKWERGEKTINLKCDPEKAIELRERYDGTVIGGFHSNKKHWNTIYTNRDMPREKLQHWIDHSYDLVVSKLTRKDKEILKTF; from the coding sequence ATGGAAATAGACGAGCTAAGGGATTATTGCCTTTCAAAAAAAGGAGTGACAGAAGAATTCCCTTTTGATGAGGTGACCCTAGTTTTTAAGGTAATGAATAAAATGTTTTGTCTTGCAGGGCTGGAAAAATGGGAGCGTGGAGAAAAAACAATTAATTTAAAATGCGACCCAGAAAAAGCAATAGAACTACGAGAGCGATACGATGGAACCGTAATCGGCGGTTTTCATTCTAATAAAAAACATTGGAATACTATTTATACCAATCGCGATATGCCCCGAGAAAAATTGCAACACTGGATCGATCACAGTTATGATCTTGTAGTCTCCAAGCTCACCCGTAAGGATAAAGAAATTTTAAAAACCTTCTAA
- a CDS encoding MutS-related protein, with product MESKLHSFYKERIAQFTASSNRLQNQLRLSSTIRFLVFIAGAITIYFLSDFWQYAILSGFVFFGAFLFLVSRHENLKRKRDFQIGLRDINGKELQILDRDYQGFPAGKEFLADDHEYNRDIDLFGTGSIFQYLNRSVTKDGVISLAQKLNSNDIKDIEKKQEAVKELSGKVDFRQEFWATAALLDRDRDPKSMLGWVKNYQAFVPKVFSWLCWLWLALSILTFTLYFYDLVSGYIPSAVFFVGIGITGKYIKRISAFSANISSLELFFSQYSQLILAIEQESFESELLVGLKSQITTDGSPASERFHQLARAIGRLDQRNNMLFGVVANGLGLWDLKQVYTIEQWLQENALHMEHWLQAAAEVDAMSSLGNFAYNHPHYTYPTIVEGSFQLKASQAHHPLLDPKKSIGNDIDISSGEFFIITGANMAGKSTFLRTVSMKIVLSNAGLPVCAQEVTYSPIKLITSMRTSDSLTDDESYFFSELKRLKYMVDKIETDRYFIVLDEILKGTNSQDKANGSRKLIEKLSRKHATGIIATHDLSLTEVADEYDSISNYFFDADITNDELTFDYKFKNGVATNMNASFLLRKMGIVDE from the coding sequence TTGGAATCAAAACTCCACTCCTTTTATAAAGAGCGTATTGCTCAATTTACAGCTTCCAGCAATCGATTACAAAATCAATTGCGGCTTTCTAGTACGATTAGGTTTCTGGTATTTATTGCTGGCGCTATTACTATATACTTCCTTTCTGATTTTTGGCAATACGCCATTCTAAGTGGTTTTGTGTTTTTTGGAGCCTTTCTGTTTCTAGTTTCTAGACATGAAAACCTCAAGCGCAAACGTGATTTTCAAATCGGCTTAAGGGATATTAACGGTAAAGAATTACAAATTCTAGATCGCGATTATCAAGGTTTCCCAGCGGGTAAAGAATTCTTGGCAGATGATCATGAGTACAATCGTGATATTGATCTTTTTGGTACGGGTTCTATATTCCAGTACTTAAATAGAAGTGTGACTAAAGATGGTGTGATCTCACTTGCGCAAAAACTCAACAGCAATGACATCAAGGACATTGAAAAAAAACAAGAAGCAGTAAAAGAGCTGTCGGGTAAAGTTGACTTCCGACAAGAGTTTTGGGCAACAGCCGCTTTACTGGACCGAGATCGCGATCCTAAATCCATGCTGGGATGGGTTAAAAACTACCAAGCTTTTGTTCCCAAAGTATTCTCCTGGTTATGCTGGTTATGGCTGGCTCTTAGTATCCTCACCTTTACTTTGTATTTCTACGATTTGGTTTCTGGTTATATTCCATCTGCTGTCTTTTTTGTAGGCATAGGAATTACTGGAAAATATATAAAAAGGATCTCTGCTTTTTCTGCCAACATCAGCAGTCTCGAATTGTTTTTCAGTCAGTACAGTCAGTTGATTTTAGCTATTGAACAAGAGAGTTTTGAAAGCGAGTTGCTCGTTGGTTTAAAATCCCAAATCACTACGGATGGTTCACCAGCTTCAGAACGTTTTCACCAACTCGCCCGAGCGATAGGAAGGCTGGATCAAAGAAACAACATGCTTTTTGGTGTAGTTGCAAACGGTTTAGGCCTTTGGGATTTAAAGCAAGTCTATACGATTGAACAGTGGTTGCAAGAAAACGCCTTGCATATGGAGCACTGGTTACAAGCTGCAGCAGAAGTTGATGCAATGAGTTCGCTAGGTAATTTTGCCTACAACCATCCTCATTACACCTATCCTACTATTGTAGAAGGAAGTTTTCAGTTAAAAGCTTCCCAAGCACATCATCCATTATTGGACCCTAAAAAGTCTATAGGAAATGACATCGACATTTCTTCTGGCGAGTTCTTTATCATTACTGGGGCTAACATGGCTGGGAAAAGTACGTTCTTAAGAACCGTCTCCATGAAGATAGTGCTGTCTAACGCAGGTTTGCCGGTTTGCGCACAAGAAGTCACTTACAGTCCTATAAAACTCATTACAAGCATGAGAACTAGCGACTCGTTAACTGATGATGAATCCTACTTTTTTAGCGAGTTAAAGCGTCTCAAATACATGGTGGATAAAATAGAAACCGATCGGTATTTTATAGTTCTCGATGAAATTCTTAAGGGAACCAACAGTCAGGATAAAGCTAACGGTTCTCGTAAGTTGATTGAGAAGCTCTCCAGAAAACATGCGACGGGAATCATCGCTACACACGATCTGAGTCTTACTGAAGTGGCTGACGAATACGACAGCATTTCTAACTACTTCTTTGATGCCGACATTACTAATGACGAACTCACTTTTGATTACAAATTCAAAAATGGAGTCGCCACTAATATGAACGCGAGTTTCTTATTGAGGAAAATGGGGATCGTAGATGAGTAG
- a CDS encoding RNA methyltransferase, producing MRKLLNEELDRLTVESFKESDKTPLVIVLDNVRSLNNIGSVFRSADAYRVEKIYLCGITAQPPHKDIRKTALGATETIDWEYAEDTIDVVNKLNLQGYTTCAIEQAERSQNLYNFSPGKGQKVAVVLGNEVKGVQQDVVDACKEVIELEQYGTKHSLNISVCAGIVIYDIFYKINESL from the coding sequence ATGAGAAAACTCCTGAACGAAGAACTGGATCGACTGACTGTAGAAAGTTTTAAAGAAAGTGATAAAACACCGTTAGTCATCGTATTGGATAATGTACGGAGTTTAAACAATATAGGTTCGGTCTTCCGTAGTGCAGATGCTTATCGTGTCGAGAAAATCTATTTATGCGGTATTACAGCACAACCACCACACAAAGACATTAGAAAAACGGCACTTGGTGCTACAGAAACTATAGATTGGGAATATGCAGAGGACACCATTGATGTAGTAAATAAACTCAACCTACAAGGCTATACCACCTGTGCGATAGAACAAGCAGAGCGTTCTCAAAACCTGTACAATTTCTCACCAGGAAAAGGTCAGAAAGTAGCCGTTGTTTTAGGTAACGAAGTGAAAGGGGTACAGCAAGATGTAGTAGATGCATGTAAAGAAGTTATAGAGTTAGAGCAATACGGTACAAAACACAGTCTCAACATCTCCGTTTGTGCAGGGATTGTGATTTATGATATCTTCTATAAGATTAATGAGTCTCTTTAA